A region from the Sorex araneus isolate mSorAra2 chromosome 6, mSorAra2.pri, whole genome shotgun sequence genome encodes:
- the OLR145_2 gene encoding olfactory receptor 51I2, translated as MENIHHNSSDLPSFILTGLPGLEASQHWIFLLLGALYFVSIVGNALILFIVKEEQSLHQPMYYFLSLLSVNDIGVSLSTLPTVLVTFCFHVRKISFDSCMSQMFFIHFFSFLESGILLIMSFDRYVAICNPLRYATVLSDARVVRMGISVIIRSFCVVFPLPFLLKRLPFCKANILSHAYCLHPDLIRLPCGDITINNSFGLFIVISNFGLDSALILLSYVLILRSVLAIASKEERLKTLNTCVSHMCAVLIFYVPMVSVSMVARYGRHAPEYVHTLMSLIYLFVPPMLNPVIYSIKTKEIRRRLFKILLGTKF; from the coding sequence ATGGAAAATATCCACCACAACAGCTCAGACTTGCCTTCTTTCATCCTGACAGGGCTCCCAGGACTGGAGGCCTCCCAACACTGGATATTTCTGCTTCTTGGTGCCCTTTATTTTGTCTCCATTGTGGGTAATGCCCTTATCCTTTTCATTGTCAAGGAGGAGCAGAGCTTGCATCAGCCTATGTACTATTTCTTGTCTCTGCTGTCAGTGAATGATATAGGGGTGTCCCTTTCCACTCTGCCCACGGTGTTGGTCACATTTTGCTTCCATGTGAGGAAGATCAGTTTTGATTCCTGTATGTCTCAGATGTTCTTTATACACTTTTTCTCCTTCTTGGAATCAGGGATCCTACTGATCATGAGCtttgaccgctatgtggccatttGTAACCCCTTGCGCTATGCTACAGTGCTCAGTGACGCCCGAGTGGTGCGCATGGGCATATCTGTTATTATCCGCAGTTTCTGTGTGGTTTTCCCACTACCTTTTCTTCTGAAAAGGCTGCCGTTCTGCAAGGCCAACATACTTTCCCATGCCTACTGTCTGCATCCAGATCTGATCCGGCTGCCCTGTGGCGACATCACCATCAATAATTCTTTTGGTTTATTCATCGTCATTTCAAACTTTGGTCTGGACTCTGCACTCATTCTCCTTTCTTACGTTCTCATACTGCGTTCAGTACTTGCTATTGCCTCAAAGGAGGAGCGGTTAAAGACACTTAACACGTGTGTGTCACATATGTGTGCTGTGCTCATCTTTTATGTACCCATGGTTAGTGTGTCCATGGTTGCTCGTTACGGGCGGCATGCCCCAGAATATGTGCACACACTCATGtcccttatttatctttttgtgcCGCCAATGCTCAATCCTGTCATCTATTCCATCAAAACTAAAGAGATCCGTCGAAGGCTTTTTAAAATACTACTGGGCACCAAGTTTTAA